The genomic interval TGACATCTAAATGAGGCGAAGGGCACTGTCAGATTGACTGATACAAAGTACAGTTGGGTCCTGAAGTTCCAAAATACGTCCATACGCACCTCAATTTTTGTAAATACGAAGTATATATATATCTCCACCAATGTAAAATATAATGATCTCCAGAGAGCAGACAGACAGAGCCTGGAGTTGGATATATGGAGCGTTACCTATGCAGGAATTGAGGTATGACCCTGAAAACAGTTTGGAGCGTTTGCTGTTTGAGGGCAGACTGAGTAGACTAGACCTTCAGCCTTCAGAGTtcaggaaaaggagagaagagtcGTTCAAACTGATACTGCATCACTCCATCCATCCCACCCCCTCTTCCAACATTTCCCACAAGAAACTTCAGTCAAGTTATGCAGCAATTCTACTGATGTTTACTCTTTATGATTTGGTCCAAGCAGGCCGAGCAATTTATCTTTGAACATTTCACTTCCCCCTTTGATTTTGGGTTAACACCTTCTAACATGTAAAAAAGCTTTATACCGACCTGAGCCTTTTTGTATTTAATACATCAAGTAAACAAAAGAGAGCAAACCATGAATGGGAAATTATTCCTTCGCTACCACTCAGAATATATGTAGGTATACAACTTaatgaaatatatttaacatGATCAGTTCATAAGCAGAGAGAAGATAGACATGATTTAGTCAGATAAGTTATTTTAACTGACCGGATGTTGTACATTTAACACAGATTCAGCAATGAGATGGCCAGGTCAGTGActggggtgagaagggaaaagttcaaGTCCCTGATCGCCTGTACAACAAGAATAATTCGACGATAAAAGCAAATACTTCCCAATTTGATTCTAGGTCAGCTTCTTCACCATAGTCAGAACAATTCCCAAGCAAGCAGTCATCAGGGAATTTAAACAATTCTCTCGGAAAGTTAGTAAAACTTTCCTTTCGTGTAATTGTTCACCCATTAAGCATGCCTTTTTCGCAACAATAATccatgatgattttttttctggcaatGTTCCAGTCTCTGGCGCTCTGCTGCAAATAATTCGCTGAGTGAGAGCACAGAGACTGCCCCCTCCTGAGATCCCGCTCTCTCAGGGTGTGAACTGGTtctgggaaggagaggggagaccTGGGCTCACTGTCATTCATTCCTATTTGTAAAACCCAGTTCCGTACCGCGTGTCTGCAGGAGGAGTCCAGTTGAGATTGCTCACTGGGGACACACAGTCACGATTCTTCGAGCTCCACACACGGCTGGACCACTGGACCACCGTCAATCCCTGCAGTTGTAAAACTATGTCCCAGTGGACAGAGTGGAGATCAAGAACTCGGCCCAACATCCACATGATTGTCTCCCACAGATTTTCTTCCATGCAGCATTTTATGGAAGTGGTCCTTGTGAATTAAAATAACCATCGCTGAGACAGGGGACTGTTGAAATGTTCCTTTAGAATGCAGGCTGTTCGccctgaatggcagagcaggcttaaaggacaagtggctgactcctgctcctcgTCCATACCTTACAGTTccgtaacattttaaaatataaattgctaGCAATTCATATCTGTTGAACGAACAACCACTGTGTCAATACCAGTGTCACCTTTCTGATTTACTTGACATTTCATGAAAATTCTTCCTCTGTTCATTCCCAACGAATAGCAAATTAGTCCAAGAGCAACGGCCAGTTTAACCAATAAGTATCCCGAAAGTGCGATGATCCAAATGTCCGGAAATGTTCTCACTGTGAAGGACAAAGTTGATATTTTCAGCTGGGCTCTCCATCCTGTTTCATAATTGGacatatttcacattttcacctgtttctttctctcttcttttctcCCATTTACTTACAACATGGGAGGCCATTCACACACTCCATGGAGTTCAGACGCCTCTCTgaacaatcccattaatttcCATTGCCccgtttatttccctgtaacctgttccctCCCATCTACCCATCAACGAAACCTgattctcctgcctcccacctaCACTAAGGATCATTTCACAgacaattaccctaccaaccatCACATCTTCAGTGCATGTCAGGAGCCCGGAGCGGGAGGTTGACGAACTTCCCAGTACACTCTGCCGACCAGTCTCCCATGGCATTGGACATGGTCGGATTATCAAATGTAATTTGGAGCAGAACTCTGAAACTGACCTGTCACGTTGTCTCTCGTCGTTTGTCTTTAGCTTTCTCTCCATGCTTGGAACACACAATATACAGACGTAATTAGTGGCCGCAACCCCACGGCTCAGGACCCTGATGTTGGCGGTCAagcctccctcctcccaccccacacaccatGGAACTGGATGGTAATGTTCTGTAATGGCCGGCAATGGTTTTTGCGCCCTTGCCTTCATTCCTGCAGTCGTTCTGGCTGTAGCAATTTGACTCTGAACTCAAATCAGGAGAGATGCAAAATGAGTGGCTGATCTGATATCAGTCAAGACATTGTCACCCAAACTCAAAGTTACTCCCAGCGTGTCTGAGTCAGGAGTGGTTAATTTCACCGTGCAATATTCTGTGTGCTTCCAAACTGTGGTCTGAACCCTTCTAAATATGGAACTTGTTGGTAACGTGGAGTGAACTGGGGTGCAAGGAATGAATGGTTGTGTCTGGTACAAAGATCGACCCGCACTCAGGATCTCTATTGAGAGTCAAAGCTGAGTCACTGAAACAAGGAGGTTATCCCAGTGAGAAGAGATAGTGAGAGTAACTTCCAATGGAGGTCAGAAGAAGCAAAACAGAGACACTTACTGTTCGTCTTTAGGAAATGTGGGATGAAAAACCTGGGAGTGTTTTCATGAAGCAAACAGCACGTCCATTTCCTCCGGACACCATCAGCTTTCGGAATAATCAGCTGGAAAGATTTCTCTTCCTGACTTTGTTCGTTGAATATTTTCTCTCCCACGGTTTTGCCATCACCATTGATCCAAACAAGTCTCATTGAATCAGTGATCTCTGACACAGAGCAGGTCAGGGTAACGTTGTCTCCCTCAGTCACTGCATCAGGTGGTTCAGCTGTGACTGGAAGCAAGAAAATCATTTCATTTCACACAATGATTTTACCATTGAAAATGATAACAACCTTCTGTCCTTTATCTGTATCTTTAACGTTCTTTAACAACCTACCTTTAACTGTGATTAGTGTAATGTTCAGATATAGATTTGATCCCAGAGAACACGAGTAATCTCCGGCGTCTTCAAACAGCACGGGGACAATCCTCACACTGAAATCCTTGCCGTTAAAGCGTTCCACTGAGGTCACCAATCGATTCCCGAAGTCGGCCCTGTTGACACTGATGGACTGTGAGGATGTTACAGATGCTACTTCCTTCTCCTGTTCTTGAAGGTGATGTGAGCGCCAGGTCCACGCAGCATTAAAGTAAAATACTTTATATTTATGGAAACAAATCAGGTGAAGTTCACTGTGATCTGTGCCGGAGCGATAAAGTGTGTAACTCTGCTGATATAAATCTGTGTCAGAGAGATAATGAAAAACATGCTAGAATTTTATAGTTGCCGTATAACACAAAAGAGCCAAAAAAAATCATAACCATATTAATATCAACATTCTTTGAGTTTTCTTCAGCTGATCAAGTTTCAAAATATGACATCTTGTACGAAATCCACACCGAACCACATCagatatttataaaaataacatctTTTGTGTTTAATtaggttgagtttttttttgtgtgttatcATTCGGGTTGTCAACCCTTCCAATAGTCCTGGAATATCCCAAAATGAAATCAAACCTCCCGGAGGCTCCCCAGAGCGGCCCGAGAGATGAATCTCTCTGTTAGGGTGTGAGAGCCAGTGACGTTCAGACCACGAATGGGACCAGCCCAGAGGTTTTCTGCATGGGGACTCAACCGTCCACGTCGTTGAATTTGAGGGGTTCAGATCTTTGCAGGCGCCCGTGCCGTGGTATGGTGGGGTCCGTGCAGAGATAatctcctcctcccccatacTGGGGTTGAAGGTGGGGGCTGCCAAATGATGTAATAGAAATTCACAGGTGAAGGAGCGGCGTGAggacgggggagagagacagacctCGCCGTAGGCGAGGCCGGAATTTATGGCAGGATCCAATGCCAGATTCACACTGAAGAATTAGTTGGGGTTCTTCTCGGCTCCATCTGGGTTGGTAATCGGCGGTTGGTCGTCAACACGGTTTAATCTCgtgatgttttattttaaatcagacGTCGGACACAACCCCTCAGGTGATGCTCCTCCTGAAACAACCCCAAACAGAGTTGACAAACCTGACggagatacaagaaattctgcagatgctggaatctggagcaatacacaaagagtgctggaggaactcagcaggtcaggcagcatccaaggagggaaataaacagtctgcgTTTCAggccgacacccttcatcaggactactggaggggaagagggcagaaaccagaatatgaaggtgggggaggggaggagcacacggcaggtgataggtgagccagGTGAGTTCTGATGAATCttacgtgtgtgtgtatgtgtgtgtgtgtgtgtgtgagcgtgtatgtgtgagagtgtgtcAGCGTGCGTGTGTGTCTGAGCGCGTGTATGTGcgaacgtgtgtgtgtgttaacgTCCACGCAGCAGAGGTTAGTCTCCGGTCGCCTTggacccccttgtcctcactttgtcACGCCCATGTGGTAGTTGATGTGTAATGCCCATCACACAATAAAGCAAGTCACAGATAGGCAGCTTTCACTCCCCAATTTGCAGTCCGAGGCCTGAAATGTCAGGACCCTCATGCACCCACTAAGTAGCAACGGACGTGAACGGCCTCCACTGTCATTCCAGGAACTCAGGTGCTGTGATACTGGGATCATCGCCCTGAATAACAAACGGtctgctggaagacctcagctggtcgaacagcatctgtgggaggaaaggaattgtcgacgtttcgggtcgaacccctgcatcaggactgagagtggagaggggagagatggctggtatagagaggagaaagggagtggcgagaaaggagtccgaggtgaaacgttgaccatctgtttttctccacggatgctgcctgacctactgagttcctccagcatcttattgctttttcatctagattccagcatctacagtcctttgtttctctaacttacAAACTATC from Pristis pectinata isolate sPriPec2 chromosome 4, sPriPec2.1.pri, whole genome shotgun sequence carries:
- the LOC127570088 gene encoding uncharacterized protein LOC127570088 isoform X1, whose product is MRLRFLCDSLPAGLMFGFFAFLLRPVSTWGNTNQIYFIENGGDILLRGPDNPGNGPVVLEWKPHSGQQTHELMTFHRTSAGNWSRHGNRHYVNLYVLQEIRGNPKTINLRIRDPIFKLAGSFTLIQTQPRKHILQQHEIFGIKTEASPQRSVVGSDVTLSCTISRLPDTVSLQWEPKDSSQQNRRDIDQIRLNNTVYLMVRHVTVEDGKLYACQVRENGNIVLTSKADFVVTNDLYQQSYTLYRSGTDHSELHLICFHKYKVFYFNAAWTWRSHHLQEQEKEVASVTSSQSISVNRADFGNRLVTSVERFNGKDFSVRIVPVLFEDAGDYSCSLGSNLYLNITLITVKVTAEPPDAVTEGDNVTLTCSVSEITDSMRLVWINGDGKTVGEKIFNEQSQEEKSFQLIIPKADGVRRKWTCCLLHENTPRFFIPHFLKTNMRTFPDIWIIALSGYLLVKLAVALGLICYSLGMNRGRIFMKCQVNQKGDTGIDTVVVRSTDMNC
- the LOC127570088 gene encoding uncharacterized protein LOC127570088 isoform X2, whose protein sequence is MTFHRTSAGNWSRHGNRHYVNLYVLQEIRGNPKTINLRIRDPIFKLAGSFTLIQTQPRKHILQQHEIFGIKTEASPQRSVVGSDVTLSCTISRLPDTVSLQWEPKDSSQQNRRDIDQIRLNNTVYLMVRHVTVEDGKLYACQVRENGNIVLTSKADFVVTNDLYQQSYTLYRSGTDHSELHLICFHKYKVFYFNAAWTWRSHHLQEQEKEVASVTSSQSISVNRADFGNRLVTSVERFNGKDFSVRIVPVLFEDAGDYSCSLGSNLYLNITLITVKVTAEPPDAVTEGDNVTLTCSVSEITDSMRLVWINGDGKTVGEKIFNEQSQEEKSFQLIIPKADGVRRKWTCCLLHENTPRFFIPHFLKTNMRTFPDIWIIALSGYLLVKLAVALGLICYSLGMNRGRIFMKCQVNQKGDTGIDTVVVRSTDMNC